One Avibacterium avium genomic window carries:
- the lptC gene encoding LPS export ABC transporter periplasmic protein LptC, with protein sequence MNIRWNIILSVIALGLLAWLYSLQGSDSDTQGLIKSEDSPEYIGNKMQTTVFSPTGEKQYFALADKVEYYNNSGNTDFQQPLVYLYDVQDENLGTQSWKIRADKAQLTKDELLHLEGNVLVQSLLSDSRLQRVDTERATVNLKTQDIHSDTMATITGLNFTSSGAKLTGNLKQQIATLAEQVKTHYEINK encoded by the coding sequence ATGAATATTCGTTGGAATATTATTTTATCAGTGATTGCTTTAGGCCTACTGGCTTGGCTATATAGCCTGCAAGGAAGCGATTCTGACACGCAAGGGTTAATCAAATCAGAAGATAGCCCTGAATACATTGGCAATAAAATGCAAACCACCGTGTTTTCGCCTACGGGTGAAAAGCAATATTTCGCCCTAGCCGATAAAGTGGAATACTATAACAACAGTGGAAACACGGATTTCCAGCAGCCCTTGGTTTACTTATATGATGTGCAAGATGAAAATTTAGGCACACAAAGCTGGAAAATTCGCGCAGACAAAGCTCAATTAACCAAAGATGAACTTTTACATTTAGAAGGAAATGTGTTGGTGCAAAGTCTGTTGAGCGATTCGCGTCTGCAACGCGTGGATACCGAACGGGCTACGGTAAATTTAAAGACGCAAGATATTCACTCTGATACAATGGCCACCATTACTGGCTTGAATTTTACATCAAGCGGCGCCAAATTAACTGGTAACTTAAAACAACAAATTGCAACCTTAGCAGAACAGGTGAAAACCCACTATGAAATTAACAAGTAA
- the mlaE gene encoding lipid asymmetry maintenance ABC transporter permease subunit MlaE yields MISDMISALGRSAINFCKGIGRSGFMLWGALVGQPQIRKHFPLLIKQLYVLGVQSLLIIMLSGLFIGMVLGLQGYVVLVDFSAETSLGQLVALSLLRELGPVVTALLFAGRAGSALTAEIGLMKATEQLSSLEMMAVDPLRRVISPRFWAGVIAMPILSIIFIAIGIWGGSLVGVDWKGVDAGSFWSVMQNSVSWKTDILNGLIKSLFFAIAVVWIALFNGYDSVPTSEGISKATTKTVVNASLVVLGLDFVLTAIMFGGS; encoded by the coding sequence ATGATAAGTGATATGATTTCCGCCTTGGGGCGCAGTGCCATCAATTTTTGCAAAGGCATTGGGCGTTCAGGTTTTATGCTGTGGGGCGCATTAGTCGGGCAACCACAAATTAGAAAGCATTTTCCGTTGCTGATTAAACAGCTTTATGTCTTGGGCGTGCAATCTTTACTGATTATTATGCTTTCAGGCTTGTTTATTGGTATGGTGCTTGGGCTACAAGGCTATGTGGTGCTAGTGGATTTTTCTGCAGAAACCAGCCTTGGGCAACTGGTTGCCCTTTCCTTATTACGCGAGCTAGGCCCTGTGGTTACCGCATTATTATTTGCTGGTCGTGCAGGTTCTGCGCTAACCGCAGAAATTGGTTTGATGAAAGCCACCGAACAGCTTTCTAGTCTTGAAATGATGGCGGTTGATCCGTTGCGTCGTGTGATTTCGCCACGTTTTTGGGCAGGCGTGATTGCAATGCCAATTTTATCCATTATTTTTATCGCCATTGGCATTTGGGGCGGCTCATTGGTGGGCGTAGATTGGAAAGGTGTGGACGCAGGCAGTTTTTGGTCAGTAATGCAAAACTCAGTGAGCTGGAAAACCGATATTCTCAATGGCTTAATTAAGAGTCTATTTTTCGCCATTGCCGTGGTATGGATTGCTCTGTTTAATGGGTATGACAGCGTACCAACTTCCGAAGGCATCAGCAAAGCCACCACTAAAACCGTGGTAAATGCTTCCCTTGTGGTGCTTGGGCTAGATTTCGTCTTAACCGCGATAATGTTTGGTGGGAGTTAA
- the mlaC gene encoding phospholipid-binding protein MlaC → MLKQTMTNWLSKTLVIFTALFAVQAMADDSPYGLMQKASDKLFSDIANSQSQIKQNPNYLRTIVRKDLMPYVHVNYAGSLVLGQYFKSTTPEQRTKFFAAFDQFIEQSYAQVLTLYKNQKIDIEKPKNVSDNQMSIRVKVVQNGNAQPINLTFFWRKNSRTGEWQVYDMAAEGVSMVNTKKQEWSATLRKDGIEALTQQVQKAANAPVTLGK, encoded by the coding sequence ATGTTAAAACAAACAATGACAAACTGGTTAAGCAAAACTTTAGTAATTTTCACCGCACTTTTTGCGGTGCAAGCAATGGCGGACGACAGTCCTTATGGTTTAATGCAAAAGGCATCAGACAAATTGTTTAGTGATATTGCTAACAGCCAAAGCCAAATTAAACAAAACCCAAATTATTTAAGAACCATTGTGCGTAAAGATTTAATGCCTTATGTACACGTTAATTATGCGGGATCATTGGTGTTAGGGCAGTATTTCAAAAGCACCACACCAGAGCAGCGTACAAAATTTTTCGCCGCCTTTGATCAATTTATTGAGCAATCTTATGCGCAAGTTTTAACCTTATATAAAAACCAAAAAATTGACATTGAAAAACCGAAAAATGTGTCTGATAACCAAATGAGCATTCGCGTGAAAGTAGTGCAAAATGGTAATGCGCAGCCAATTAATTTAACCTTCTTCTGGCGTAAAAACAGCAGAACGGGTGAATGGCAAGTGTATGATATGGCGGCTGAAGGCGTGAGTATGGTAAACACCAAAAAACAAGAATGGAGTGCAACGTTACGCAAAGACGGCATTGAAGCGCTGACCCAACAAGTGCAAAAAGCGGCAAATGCGCCTGTTACATTGGGTAAATAA
- the lptA gene encoding lipopolysaccharide transport periplasmic protein LptA: MKLTSKSLLFFTALMTSMSAFALKDDTNQPINIESNNQSLDMENQTVTFTDNVVITQGSILIKADKVVITRPPENSNKKETVDAYGRPVTFHQLLDDGKPVDGKANKVHYDLGTEFLTLTGNAELKQLDSKITGQLITYDVKKQQLKASGSSKSRVKTVLIPAQLNSKKK, encoded by the coding sequence ATGAAATTAACAAGTAAATCTCTTTTATTTTTTACCGCACTTATGACTTCAATGTCAGCGTTTGCGCTAAAAGATGATACCAATCAACCGATTAACATTGAATCTAACAATCAATCGTTAGATATGGAAAACCAAACGGTAACCTTTACCGATAATGTGGTGATCACCCAAGGTTCTATTTTGATCAAAGCGGATAAAGTGGTAATTACGCGTCCACCTGAAAATTCCAACAAGAAAGAAACCGTAGATGCCTATGGTCGTCCTGTTACCTTTCATCAATTATTAGATGATGGCAAGCCTGTGGACGGCAAAGCGAATAAAGTGCATTACGATCTTGGTACAGAATTTTTAACCTTAACGGGCAATGCAGAATTAAAACAGCTAGACAGCAAAATCACTGGGCAATTAATCACTTATGATGTGAAAAAACAACAGCTAAAAGCCTCAGGTTCAAGCAAATCTCGTGTTAAAACCGTATTAATTCCTGCGCAATTAAACAGTAAAAAGAAATAG
- a CDS encoding DUF5374 domain-containing protein, giving the protein MISSLYRPLKYKGMNLFSLLMTLTLFSGIFLSINQWLTHQRQSAVKIYQDLQAISIAHNQQQRLFMGLSCQTQIEQNQLIFHLHCHKNKVTVRYPTGETSL; this is encoded by the coding sequence ATGATTTCGAGCCTTTATAGACCGCTAAAATACAAAGGAATGAATTTATTTTCTTTGCTAATGACTTTAACCCTATTTAGTGGTATTTTTCTGTCCATTAATCAATGGCTCACGCACCAGCGGCAAAGTGCGGTGAAAATTTATCAAGATTTACAAGCCATTTCTATTGCGCATAATCAGCAGCAGCGTCTGTTTATGGGGCTGAGTTGTCAAACTCAAATTGAACAAAATCAGCTTATTTTTCATCTTCATTGTCATAAAAATAAAGTTACTGTGCGTTATCCCACAGGGGAAACCAGCTTATAA
- the recC gene encoding exodeoxyribonuclease V subunit gamma, translated as MLTVYYSNLLETQKEILLHLMKTMPLDDPLQSETILVQSPGMAQWLQWQIAEKQGISANLQFPMPATFIWQLYRDNLFNVTQQNQFAKEQIVWRLMRLIPQYLAQPAFAPLRDYLNSAPQSAQQKLYQLAEKVADLFDQYLVYRPDWISAWEKNADSSIAQQIAAQKSEDKQQLADQITRHIEWQGILWRALVVEIQQQNGSEEVWHRAYLHQQFLQLLGEKAPLKLPKRIFVFGISALPKVYLEILNGISEFCDVHLFFTNPCREYWGDIVDKQYWQKLQQRSRTDQQSQQANPLFSHQQIARLEQELYERTAEQEMLQVGNPLLSSWGKQGRDFLYLLTDLQANEINAYVALAEDSLLHQIQQRILTLTPTGIEPLHFAPQDLSFSIHACYSAMREVEALQDYLLHLFNQDPGLTPKDVVVMVADIDKYTPYIRAVFEQGKPYIPFSISDNKLSENDVIVSAFIKLLNLKESLFSAQDVMDFLDIPSIRARFHIELEDLPYIHHWVEDSGIRFGLEKYQGVAQENYNAWKAGLERMLLGYAMREENGIWQDSLGFDNSYGLKGQLAGYLAEFIEQLYQWCQTLCGEHSVEQWQQALFQLVETFFQFDETSQETQWYLNDCIETFAEPLVNVQFEQPLGAEVVAEVMSGYLQENPHNLRFLAGKVNFCTLLPMRSIPFRVVCLLGMNEGEYPRQSTPNSFDLMQYHQQKGDRFKRDDDRYLFLEALVSAQDYFYLSYVGHSIIDDEPKEPSVLVNQLLDYVAENLPVPENEEGENPNEYWRKKLVLHHPMTAFSEKNFSKKHRTFARKWLPLVNKTAQQEQGFIQPLNNDHRVQTVALSQLIAFVQHPIRFFLEQILGIHLQNEESALRDTENFDFDNLERYAINQQLLYLNDNEFNQFFRQLQIKGIMPRGAFAEVQEQKLSQDIRDLKKEVADYLTQESQSVAVELDFILPTQTLCLTGVINQLYPLVDGTSKGKVERVTWRVGGKIRDKDLIENWIYYLVQCATQENVAPAHSYAKGEQVRFKILPKNTALAQLQCYLEAYVQALQSPCLVLTENLGNYFKALKNEKGKDDEAKIQQKCLAILYESIYGNDYGFKQEDKYWQRVLSEQELAQLDLNAMTSIMQDWFGLMLDSLE; from the coding sequence GTGCTAACCGTTTATTATTCCAATTTGCTTGAAACACAAAAAGAGATCCTACTGCATTTAATGAAAACAATGCCGTTGGACGATCCGTTGCAGTCGGAAACTATTTTGGTACAAAGTCCCGGAATGGCGCAGTGGCTGCAATGGCAAATTGCGGAAAAGCAAGGAATTTCAGCGAATTTACAATTTCCTATGCCAGCAACTTTTATTTGGCAGCTGTATCGCGATAATTTGTTTAATGTAACGCAGCAAAATCAATTTGCCAAAGAGCAGATTGTATGGCGCTTAATGCGATTGATTCCGCAATATTTAGCACAACCCGCCTTTGCACCATTGCGAGATTATCTCAATTCTGCGCCACAATCGGCACAGCAAAAGTTGTATCAGCTAGCAGAAAAAGTGGCAGATTTATTTGACCAATATTTGGTGTATCGTCCAGATTGGATTAGCGCGTGGGAAAAAAATGCCGACAGCAGCATCGCACAACAAATTGCGGCACAGAAAAGTGAAGATAAACAACAGTTAGCCGATCAAATTACACGCCATATTGAATGGCAAGGCATTTTGTGGCGTGCATTAGTGGTGGAAATTCAACAGCAAAATGGCAGTGAAGAAGTCTGGCACAGGGCGTATTTACACCAACAATTTCTTCAGCTACTGGGTGAAAAAGCACCATTGAAACTGCCGAAACGCATTTTTGTGTTTGGTATTTCAGCCCTGCCAAAAGTGTATCTGGAAATTCTCAATGGCATCAGCGAGTTTTGTGATGTGCATTTATTTTTTACCAATCCTTGCCGTGAGTATTGGGGGGATATTGTCGATAAGCAATATTGGCAAAAATTACAGCAGCGTTCCCGCACCGATCAACAAAGCCAGCAAGCTAACCCATTATTTTCTCATCAGCAAATTGCACGATTAGAACAAGAGCTGTACGAGCGCACTGCCGAGCAAGAAATGTTGCAAGTGGGTAATCCGTTACTTTCTTCTTGGGGCAAGCAAGGGCGTGATTTTCTTTATCTACTCACCGATTTGCAAGCTAATGAAATTAATGCCTATGTAGCATTGGCAGAAGACAGTTTATTACACCAAATTCAGCAACGCATTTTAACCCTTACCCCAACAGGCATTGAGCCGCTGCATTTTGCTCCGCAAGATCTGTCTTTTTCCATTCACGCCTGTTATAGCGCAATGCGAGAAGTAGAAGCCTTGCAGGATTATTTACTGCATTTATTTAATCAAGACCCGGGCCTAACGCCAAAAGATGTGGTGGTAATGGTCGCCGATATTGATAAATATACCCCTTATATTCGCGCGGTTTTTGAGCAGGGTAAGCCTTACATTCCATTTTCCATTTCGGATAATAAATTGTCGGAAAATGATGTGATCGTGTCGGCTTTCATCAAATTGTTAAACCTGAAAGAAAGTCTGTTTAGCGCGCAAGATGTGATGGATTTTCTCGATATTCCAAGTATCCGCGCCCGTTTTCATATTGAGCTTGAAGATTTGCCTTATATTCATCATTGGGTAGAAGATTCAGGCATTCGCTTTGGCTTGGAAAAATATCAGGGCGTGGCGCAAGAAAATTATAACGCGTGGAAAGCGGGGCTGGAACGAATGTTGCTCGGCTATGCAATGCGTGAAGAAAATGGCATTTGGCAAGACAGCCTAGGTTTTGATAATAGCTACGGCTTAAAAGGGCAATTAGCAGGCTATTTAGCGGAATTTATTGAACAACTTTATCAATGGTGTCAAACACTTTGCGGCGAACATTCTGTTGAGCAATGGCAGCAAGCTTTATTCCAACTGGTGGAAACCTTTTTCCAATTTGACGAAACGAGCCAAGAAACCCAATGGTATCTTAATGATTGCATTGAAACCTTTGCCGAGCCTTTGGTCAATGTGCAATTTGAACAACCACTTGGCGCAGAAGTGGTGGCGGAAGTGATGAGTGGCTATTTGCAAGAAAATCCGCATAACTTACGTTTTTTGGCGGGGAAAGTGAATTTTTGCACCTTATTGCCAATGCGTTCAATCCCATTCCGCGTGGTGTGCTTGCTAGGAATGAATGAAGGAGAATACCCACGCCAAAGTACACCAAATAGCTTTGATCTTATGCAATATCATCAGCAAAAAGGCGATCGTTTCAAACGAGATGATGATCGCTATCTCTTCCTTGAAGCGCTTGTTTCTGCGCAAGATTATTTCTATCTCAGTTATGTCGGGCATTCAATCATTGATGATGAACCGAAAGAACCCTCTGTACTGGTAAATCAATTATTGGATTATGTGGCAGAAAATTTGCCAGTGCCTGAGAATGAGGAGGGCGAAAATCCGAATGAATATTGGCGTAAAAAATTGGTGCTACATCACCCAATGACCGCTTTTAGCGAGAAAAATTTCAGTAAAAAACACCGCACTTTTGCGCGCAAATGGTTGCCATTAGTGAATAAAACCGCGCAGCAAGAACAGGGCTTTATTCAGCCGTTGAATAATGATCATCGGGTGCAAACAGTGGCGTTAAGCCAGCTTATCGCCTTTGTGCAGCACCCGATCCGATTTTTCCTAGAGCAGATTTTAGGCATTCACCTGCAAAATGAAGAAAGTGCCTTAAGGGATACAGAAAATTTCGATTTCGATAACTTGGAGCGCTATGCCATTAACCAGCAACTGCTCTATCTCAATGATAATGAATTTAACCAATTTTTCCGCCAATTACAAATTAAAGGCATAATGCCAAGGGGCGCATTTGCCGAAGTACAAGAGCAAAAACTTAGCCAAGATATTCGTGATCTGAAAAAAGAGGTGGCAGACTATTTAACACAAGAAAGCCAAAGCGTGGCGGTGGAGCTAGATTTCATCCTGCCAACTCAAACCTTGTGTTTAACAGGCGTAATCAATCAGCTTTATCCTTTGGTTGATGGCACATCAAAGGGGAAAGTGGAGAGAGTTACTTGGCGTGTGGGTGGGAAAATCCGCGATAAAGATCTGATTGAAAACTGGATCTATTATTTAGTGCAATGTGCAACACAAGAAAATGTCGCCCCTGCTCATAGTTACGCCAAAGGCGAACAAGTGCGGTTTAAAATTCTGCCAAAAAATACCGCACTTGCACAATTACAATGTTATCTAGAAGCCTATGTTCAAGCCCTGCAATCCCCTTGCTTAGTGCTAACAGAAAATTTGGGGAACTATTTCAAAGCACTCAAAAATGAAAAAGGCAAAGATGATGAAGCCAAAATCCAACAAAAATGCTTGGCCATCTTGTACGAAAGCATTTATGGCAACGATTATGGTTTTAAGCAAGAAGATAAATACTGGCAACGCGTGTTAAGCGAACAAGAATTAGCGCAACTGGACTTAAACGCAATGACCAGCATAATGCAGGATTGGTTTGGGTTGATGTTGGATAGCTTGGAATAA
- a CDS encoding type II toxin-antitoxin system RelE family toxin: protein MNSIWTVIFADTARKQLVKLAKKNPQQAQCIINYLKSLETLEELRDRGKGLVGDLSGMWRYRVGDYRIICHIDNGELLITALEIGH, encoded by the coding sequence ATGAACTCAATTTGGACGGTGATATTCGCTGATACCGCCAGAAAACAACTTGTCAAACTTGCTAAGAAAAACCCTCAACAAGCACAATGTATAATAAATTACCTCAAATCACTTGAAACCCTTGAAGAGCTGAGAGATAGAGGCAAAGGCTTGGTTGGCGATTTATCTGGAATGTGGCGCTATCGTGTTGGGGATTATCGTATTATTTGTCACATTGATAATGGAGAATTACTTATCACGGCATTAGAAATCGGTCATTGA
- the mlaF gene encoding phospholipid ABC transporter ATP-binding protein MlaF, whose translation MNHSFVEVKNLTFKRGERVIYDRLNLRVEQGKITAIMGPSGIGKTTLLRLIGGQLSPDSGEILVDGKDICQMSRAELYKLRQRIGMLFQSGALFTDMSTFDNVAFPIREHTNLPEQLIREMVLMKLQAVGLRGAADLMPSELSGGMARRAALARTIALDPELIMYDEPFTGQDPISMGVIVSLIKRLNQALQLTSIVVSHDVQEVLSIADYAYIIADKKVIAEGTPAELLASQDPQVQQFIKGEADGPVRFHYPAGDYVQELFDDK comes from the coding sequence ATGAATCATTCTTTTGTAGAAGTAAAAAATCTCACCTTTAAGCGTGGTGAGCGTGTCATTTATGATCGCCTGAATTTACGCGTTGAACAGGGAAAAATTACCGCCATAATGGGGCCGTCAGGGATTGGAAAAACCACCTTGTTGCGTCTTATTGGAGGGCAACTTTCACCTGATAGCGGAGAAATTTTGGTCGATGGTAAGGATATTTGTCAAATGTCCCGTGCGGAGCTTTATAAATTGCGTCAGCGCATCGGAATGCTCTTTCAGTCAGGCGCGTTGTTTACCGATATGTCCACCTTTGATAACGTGGCGTTTCCTATTCGTGAACATACCAATTTGCCGGAACAGTTAATCCGTGAAATGGTATTGATGAAATTGCAAGCGGTGGGATTACGCGGTGCAGCGGATTTAATGCCTTCTGAATTATCTGGCGGTATGGCAAGACGCGCAGCCTTGGCGCGAACCATTGCCCTTGACCCTGAATTAATTATGTATGATGAACCCTTTACAGGGCAAGATCCGATTAGTATGGGCGTGATTGTGAGCCTGATTAAACGCTTAAATCAAGCCTTACAGCTCACTTCTATTGTGGTTTCCCACGATGTGCAAGAAGTGCTAAGCATCGCCGATTATGCCTACATTATTGCAGATAAGAAAGTGATTGCTGAAGGAACGCCTGCCGAATTGCTCGCCAGCCAAGATCCACAAGTACAACAGTTTATTAAAGGTGAAGCAGACGGCCCTGTGCGTTTCCATTACCCCGCTGGCGATTATGTTCAGGAGTTATTTGATGATAAGTGA
- the rapZ gene encoding RNase adapter RapZ, whose product MEIIIISGRSGAGKSVALRALEDIGYYCVDNLPVTLLPELATILAKKQSSVAISIDIRNLPSSNAELEHSLEQLQQHHQVKIIFLDSERNALIKRYSDSRRLHPLSVDSLSLEAAIDAEQQYLTPLIDAANLIIDTTHLSTHELAERLREFLLGHTQKELKIIVESFGFKYGIPLDADYVFDVRFLPNPHWNPELRPMTGLEQPVMDFLNKHNEVNHFIYLTRNYIETWLPMLKQNNRSYLTIAIGCTGGKHRSVYIAQQIGEYFQAKGENVLIQHKSLENYKK is encoded by the coding sequence GTGGAAATCATCATTATTAGCGGACGTTCTGGCGCAGGCAAATCCGTTGCCTTGCGTGCCTTAGAAGACATTGGCTACTATTGTGTGGATAATCTCCCCGTCACTCTTCTGCCTGAGCTGGCAACGATTCTGGCGAAAAAACAATCCTCTGTGGCCATTAGCATTGATATTCGCAATCTTCCTTCTTCAAACGCAGAACTGGAACACAGCCTTGAGCAGCTGCAACAACATCATCAGGTAAAAATTATTTTCCTAGATAGTGAACGCAATGCGCTCATTAAGCGTTATAGCGATTCTCGTCGCCTGCACCCGCTTTCCGTTGATTCCCTTTCCCTTGAAGCGGCCATTGATGCGGAACAGCAATATCTCACCCCACTGATTGATGCCGCCAATTTAATTATTGACACTACCCATCTTTCCACCCACGAATTGGCGGAACGCCTGCGTGAATTTTTGCTCGGGCATACACAAAAAGAATTAAAAATTATCGTTGAATCTTTTGGCTTTAAATATGGCATTCCGCTTGATGCAGACTATGTGTTTGATGTGCGTTTTCTGCCTAATCCTCACTGGAATCCCGAACTACGCCCAATGACCGGGTTAGAACAACCTGTAATGGATTTTCTCAACAAGCATAATGAAGTGAACCACTTTATTTATCTCACCCGCAATTACATTGAAACTTGGCTGCCAATGTTAAAACAAAATAACCGCAGCTATCTCACCATCGCCATTGGCTGCACCGGCGGCAAACACCGCTCCGTTTACATTGCTCAACAAATCGGTGAATATTTCCAAGCCAAAGGGGAAAATGTATTAATTCAGCACAAGTCCTTGGAAAACTATAAAAAATAA
- the mlaD gene encoding outer membrane lipid asymmetry maintenance protein MlaD, which yields MRQTAKYEFWVGLFLLLAIGAFVFLGLKVANVQGFSQAKSYQVSATFDNIGGLKVRAPLKVGGVVIGRVSDIELDPQTYLPVVKIAINQEYNEIPDNSSLSIKTSGLLGEQYIALSIGFDDGETTKMLKDGSKIVDTKSAMVLEDLVGQFLYGDKNKSDDSKSEAQQ from the coding sequence ATGCGACAAACAGCAAAGTATGAATTTTGGGTAGGGTTATTTTTATTGCTTGCCATTGGCGCTTTTGTCTTTTTAGGATTAAAGGTGGCAAATGTGCAAGGCTTTAGCCAAGCAAAATCTTATCAAGTGAGTGCAACTTTTGACAATATTGGTGGACTAAAAGTGCGTGCGCCATTAAAAGTTGGCGGTGTAGTAATTGGGCGAGTAAGTGATATCGAGCTTGATCCACAAACCTATTTGCCAGTGGTGAAGATTGCGATCAATCAAGAATATAACGAAATTCCTGATAACAGCTCGCTTTCCATTAAAACCTCAGGCTTATTAGGTGAACAATATATTGCGTTGAGCATTGGTTTTGATGATGGCGAAACTACCAAAATGCTCAAAGATGGCAGCAAAATTGTGGATACCAAATCTGCAATGGTGTTAGAGGATTTAGTCGGTCAGTTCCTGTATGGGGATAAGAATAAATCTGATGACAGCAAATCTGAAGCGCAACAATAA
- the ptsN gene encoding PTS IIA-like nitrogen regulatory protein PtsN, with the protein MTKFTQLLSPENIRQGLVCSSKKRVFETISRIVADQIHGEDDPEHSSFDCLFNREKLGNSGLGNGVAMPKGRLHTGNKPIAVFLQLATPIDYEAADHRDVDLIFALLIPAEACGEFSQSVLPKLAEKLLDKSLCKQLRAAQSAEEIWQIFEYADNHSDDEQESEQKLN; encoded by the coding sequence ATGACTAAATTTACCCAATTACTGAGTCCTGAAAATATTCGCCAAGGACTGGTTTGCTCAAGTAAAAAGCGTGTTTTTGAAACCATTAGCCGCATTGTGGCGGATCAAATCCACGGAGAAGACGATCCCGAACACAGCAGTTTTGACTGCTTATTTAACCGTGAAAAGCTGGGCAATTCAGGCCTAGGTAATGGCGTAGCAATGCCTAAAGGGCGTTTGCATACGGGCAATAAACCTATTGCCGTGTTTTTGCAACTTGCCACGCCGATTGATTATGAAGCTGCTGATCACCGCGATGTGGATTTAATTTTTGCCTTGCTCATTCCTGCCGAAGCTTGTGGCGAATTTTCTCAATCCGTGTTACCTAAATTAGCGGAAAAGTTGCTGGATAAATCTCTTTGTAAGCAGTTAAGAGCAGCACAAAGTGCAGAGGAAATTTGGCAAATTTTTGAGTATGCGGATAATCATTCTGATGACGAACAAGAAAGTGAGCAAAAGCTGAACTAA
- the relB gene encoding type II toxin-antitoxin system RelB family antitoxin — protein MTITVRLPDELQRRLDHLAIETGRAKSFYIKQALEAYLEDLEDLLLANATLERVRSGKEKTYTLKVVENELNLDGDIR, from the coding sequence ATGACTATTACCGTAAGATTGCCTGATGAGTTGCAACGACGTTTAGATCATTTAGCTATCGAAACAGGAAGAGCAAAATCTTTCTACATTAAACAAGCCCTAGAAGCCTATTTAGAAGATTTGGAGGATTTGCTTTTAGCTAATGCAACATTAGAACGCGTTCGTTCAGGCAAAGAAAAAACATACACCTTAAAGGTCGTAGAGAATGAACTCAATTTGGACGGTGATATTCGCTGA
- the lptB gene encoding LPS export ABC transporter ATP-binding protein, producing MPTLYAEHLAKSYKSRKVVSDVSLNVRSNEIVGLLGPNGAGKTTTFYMVVGLVQQDEGKIRIDDEDISLLPMHDRARKGVGYLPQEASIFRRLSVYDNLMAVLEIRNDLNAQQRRERAEELIEEFNIGHIRDNLGQSLSGGERRRVEIARALAANPKFILLDEPFAGVDPISVIDIKKIIMDLRDRGLGVLITDHNVRETLDVCERAYIVSAGKMIATGTPEEVMNNEQVKRVYLGEEFKL from the coding sequence ATGCCAACGCTTTATGCAGAACATTTAGCCAAAAGCTACAAGAGCCGCAAAGTGGTTTCTGATGTGAGTTTAAACGTGAGATCAAATGAAATTGTGGGCTTGCTTGGGCCTAATGGCGCGGGCAAAACCACCACGTTCTATATGGTTGTCGGCTTGGTGCAACAAGATGAAGGCAAAATTCGTATTGATGATGAAGATATTAGCTTGTTGCCAATGCACGATCGCGCCAGAAAAGGCGTGGGCTATTTGCCGCAGGAAGCGTCTATTTTCCGCCGTTTAAGCGTGTACGACAACCTAATGGCGGTGTTAGAAATTCGTAACGATCTCAATGCCCAACAACGCCGCGAAAGAGCGGAAGAATTAATCGAAGAATTTAACATTGGCCATATTCGCGATAACCTAGGGCAATCCCTTTCAGGTGGGGAACGCCGCCGTGTGGAAATTGCCCGTGCGTTAGCCGCAAATCCTAAATTTATTTTATTAGATGAACCTTTTGCCGGGGTCGATCCCATTTCTGTAATTGACATTAAAAAGATTATTATGGATCTGCGCGATCGTGGTTTAGGTGTGCTAATTACCGACCACAACGTGCGTGAAACCCTTGATGTGTGCGAGCGTGCTTACATTGTAAGCGCAGGGAAAATGATCGCCACAGGCACACCTGAAGAGGTGATGAATAACGAACAGGTGAAACGGGTTTATCTCGGTGAAGAATTTAAACTATAA